A single window of Hyphomicrobiales bacterium DNA harbors:
- a CDS encoding conserved hypothetical protein (Evidence 4 : Unknown function but conserved in other organisms): MIRLSLRTLPLFAIIIGLAMALAAFMTISGVSTAYRDLIRSRMAMVAQDIANDINSALALGLRLPEQMTLPALLSRQATADPLTMSIDVSDVDGVVLFSSSPTRAGHPDGRADDKQAFRFDQPLINDFGAPVGNVAIRFDGAAVARGLATIRAAAVQDALPIGLAAVLAGSFGCFLVLRHLLARARAVVETRSEANPFARANAVLDQLHQGDTAMDHLR; encoded by the coding sequence ATGATCAGGCTGTCACTTCGGACGTTGCCGCTGTTTGCGATCATCATCGGCCTCGCCATGGCGCTGGCGGCTTTCATGACAATTTCGGGAGTCAGCACGGCCTATCGCGACCTTATCCGCTCGCGGATGGCGATGGTGGCGCAGGATATCGCGAATGATATCAACAGCGCGCTCGCATTGGGCTTGCGGCTGCCCGAACAGATGACCCTGCCGGCGCTGCTCTCCCGCCAGGCTACGGCTGACCCACTGACCATGTCCATTGATGTCAGCGATGTCGATGGGGTGGTGCTGTTCAGCAGCAGCCCCACCCGCGCCGGACATCCGGACGGGAGGGCCGACGACAAGCAGGCGTTCCGATTCGACCAGCCCTTGATCAACGATTTTGGGGCGCCCGTCGGCAATGTCGCCATCCGCTTCGATGGTGCCGCCGTCGCGCGCGGCCTGGCAACGATTCGCGCCGCGGCGGTGCAGGACGCGCTGCCCATCGGCCTCGCGGCTGTTCTCGCTGGCAGCTTCGGCTGTTTTCTCGTGCTGCGGCATCTCCTTGCCCGGGCGCGTGCCGTCGTCGAGACCCGCAGTGAAGCCAATCCCTTTGCCAGGGCCAACGC
- a CDS encoding conserved hypothetical protein (Evidence 4 : Unknown function but conserved in other organisms): MSPAVRTILALLGLTGAGILLASALIFGGLDRLRLRVVEANIDFVLTQLRDSVEANVSLGIPLQDLRVVQDLLERSRVGNPSLLAVEVFSPVGISLFNTDRGSIGEEITSTWREGVRHAGNADRWRVEEFGNLIVGQAIRNDFGEPVGYVAVTIAGPMEQSPVASIILASGWRLAVVLPLCLIGVSLVVWFMLRWRSREIMDVTARLMMQAPMPLSEPSANKDLVSLADQVGVAVDTAVNQLDQTTTAVLKLDDDGMKDSLRNAAA; this comes from the coding sequence ATGTCCCCCGCTGTCCGAACGATTCTGGCCCTCCTCGGCCTCACCGGCGCTGGAATTCTTCTGGCTAGCGCCCTTATATTCGGTGGCCTGGACCGGCTCCGGCTCAGGGTCGTCGAAGCCAACATCGATTTCGTTCTGACTCAGCTTCGCGATTCCGTCGAAGCCAATGTCAGCTTGGGTATTCCGCTCCAGGATCTGCGTGTCGTGCAGGATCTCCTCGAGCGGTCGCGCGTCGGAAATCCGAGCCTTCTTGCAGTCGAGGTTTTTTCCCCTGTCGGGATTTCCCTGTTCAATACCGATCGCGGGAGTATCGGCGAGGAAATCACATCGACCTGGCGAGAAGGCGTGCGCCACGCCGGTAACGCCGATCGGTGGCGCGTCGAAGAATTCGGAAATCTGATCGTCGGCCAGGCCATCCGCAACGATTTCGGCGAACCGGTAGGGTATGTGGCGGTCACGATTGCCGGCCCGATGGAGCAGTCTCCGGTCGCCTCCATCATCCTCGCCAGCGGCTGGCGTCTTGCCGTTGTCCTGCCACTGTGCCTCATCGGGGTCAGCCTCGTCGTCTGGTTCATGCTGCGATGGCGCTCCCGGGAGATCATGGACGTGACCGCCCGCCTGATGATGCAGGCGCCAATGCCTTTATCAGAGCCATCTGCGAACAAGGATCTCGTGAGCCTCGCGGATCAAGTCGGCGTCGCTGTCGATACCGCGGTGAACCAACTCGATCAGACGACGACGGCCGTGTTGAAACTCGACGACGACGGCATGAAGGATAGCTTGCGCAATGCTGCGGCTTGA
- a CDS encoding conserved membrane hypothetical protein (Evidence 4 : Unknown function but conserved in other organisms) — protein MLRLEARALRDRLAAIIIALAVVAAIATGGWRVLDAAWAESAPVLDEATRLGAEAVGRALSGQIEHALSLGIPLDKLVRVEDYLKTVVASAPQVDAVALLDDTGRAVFTTREGVAGLTFPVNGGGQRATLVLSMESPFLSAATVRLEILLGAAAILGGIIAYLIASLFLEMHLAPARARLQLALARAARGDFAITIPTTGRGRTSTAFRALAQRIEPVHAAARRLADSVATVRAIDFDGSLSKRLEPLLASVADTRGLADIDPGDTTRSTAPSLAAVCSRALLLISLYAGAWPLVANFAIDRGSNVIPTPWWPITPLVAEALAVLFAATISRHVAQPVTRVVAAVGIALAGLACAGVFWCRSYELFVALRICAGLGLGLALTPLLRDPRLSAHPRALVALIGVACLVIGPLFGGLVAEAIGRRGAFLLLGLALLANVPITAAMPANAASDSAPRLNGSAVATWLLVPLMLVPLSALALVIIPAGPGFDNYAESGGLIVAAGLAVVLAPPMPLTLSGLLVAMAGALWLLPLSGIERPDAWLWPVSSVLVGLGSGSLLKAHASALLKHVPSAGAGLVLGILAAPLAVIMGFAAMNLMLPIGLLVVAVALVLRDAGSAMRWR, from the coding sequence ATGCTGCGGCTTGAGGCGCGAGCCCTGCGCGACCGGCTGGCGGCGATCATTATTGCGCTCGCCGTTGTCGCGGCCATTGCGACTGGCGGCTGGCGCGTGCTTGATGCGGCCTGGGCGGAAAGCGCCCCGGTGCTCGACGAAGCGACGCGGCTGGGGGCCGAAGCCGTCGGGCGGGCGCTGAGCGGCCAGATCGAGCACGCGCTCTCCCTTGGCATCCCGCTCGACAAGCTGGTCCGCGTCGAAGACTACCTGAAGACGGTGGTCGCTTCGGCCCCGCAGGTCGACGCGGTCGCGCTCCTCGACGATACCGGCCGGGCCGTCTTCACGACACGGGAGGGCGTGGCGGGCCTCACCTTCCCCGTCAACGGCGGCGGGCAGCGCGCGACGCTCGTTCTCTCCATGGAATCGCCCTTTCTCAGCGCAGCCACGGTTCGATTGGAAATACTTCTTGGCGCCGCCGCCATACTCGGCGGCATAATCGCTTACCTTATCGCCAGCCTCTTTCTCGAGATGCATCTCGCGCCGGCGAGAGCCAGGCTTCAGTTAGCTCTTGCCCGAGCGGCGCGGGGGGATTTCGCGATCACGATCCCGACCACCGGACGCGGACGGACAAGCACCGCTTTTCGCGCGCTCGCCCAACGAATCGAGCCCGTACATGCCGCTGCACGGCGCCTCGCGGACAGTGTGGCCACCGTGCGGGCCATCGACTTCGATGGGAGCCTCAGCAAACGGCTCGAGCCGCTGCTCGCATCGGTCGCCGACACCCGCGGCCTTGCCGATATCGACCCCGGCGACACGACGCGCTCGACCGCGCCCAGTCTGGCCGCCGTGTGCAGCCGGGCGCTCCTTCTCATCTCTCTTTACGCAGGAGCGTGGCCGCTGGTCGCCAATTTCGCGATCGATCGTGGCTCGAACGTGATCCCAACGCCCTGGTGGCCCATCACGCCCCTCGTCGCCGAGGCTCTCGCAGTGCTGTTCGCCGCAACAATCTCCCGTCACGTCGCGCAGCCGGTTACCCGCGTGGTCGCGGCAGTGGGCATTGCGCTCGCGGGACTCGCCTGCGCCGGGGTCTTCTGGTGCCGATCCTATGAACTTTTTGTCGCGTTGAGGATCTGTGCGGGCCTCGGTCTCGGTCTCGCTCTCACTCCCTTGCTGCGCGACCCGCGCCTCAGCGCCCATCCACGCGCTCTGGTCGCGCTCATCGGCGTTGCATGCCTCGTGATAGGCCCACTCTTCGGTGGATTGGTTGCGGAGGCCATCGGCCGAAGGGGAGCCTTCTTGCTGCTCGGCCTCGCGTTATTGGCCAATGTGCCGATTACGGCAGCAATGCCCGCGAACGCGGCATCGGATTCCGCGCCGCGGTTGAATGGCTCCGCCGTGGCCACGTGGCTTCTGGTTCCCCTCATGCTGGTGCCGCTCAGCGCGCTGGCCCTCGTGATCATTCCCGCGGGACCGGGTTTCGACAATTATGCCGAAAGCGGAGGGCTGATCGTCGCCGCCGGCCTTGCCGTGGTCCTGGCGCCACCGATGCCGCTCACGCTCAGCGGCTTGCTGGTCGCGATGGCGGGCGCGCTGTGGTTGCTGCCCCTGTCGGGCATCGAACGCCCCGACGCCTGGCTGTGGCCGGTCAGCAGTGTGCTGGTCGGACTGGGTTCAGGCAGCCTCTTGAAAGCGCATGCCTCTGCCCTGCTGAAACATGTGCCGTCTGCCGGTGCGGGGCTCGTCCTCGGCATACTGGCCGCTCCTCTCGCAGTGATCATGGGTTTCGCCGCGATGAACCTCATGCTGCCCATCGGTCTGCTCGTCGTGGCCGTCGCATTGGTCTTGCGCGACGCAGGCTCCGCGATGAGGTGGCGCTGA
- a CDS encoding Sigma-B regulation protein RsbU (Phosphoserine phosphatase) translates to MFLRTRVALLVSIVLVIAVGAVVVLGLQRENLAARPYTTIAITGQDALWREILASQTVDLTGTVSAIAGDERLQTALLGGDLPRVRSLLFNFASLDPTAGDQTELQIIDRQGRVVATSSLVPEPPRLLDISTVEAVLDGQRPAGIRQVGADQFRVLAASVLTVPSGDRWVIIAAAPTTRPLIRFSTAMDGEAFMLSTRGRLIDGTNIDLWHRLALELPQRTATVTQAELNDRLFAVTAVPLTDLSAGFAGLLVVVQDATASLSAVRMLTRLGLVMAACVLLFTLAGFYLYLRRSFAPLEQAVDVLDALGRGDTSVRLSGGGNDEIGRIARAVAELRRSLVTLDQTRRQRELQRRRQERFVRRQMEELAGTLEPGAREEVLGDLGRIVAATSTTGNNAGQSTDPIAQLIRHDDQLGPLAAVLQQMSGRVVEQHRRLSELVARLREALVRETQLATLQQELAIAHDLQQSVIPDDFPDRPHFSISGFMESAREVGGDFYDFFERADGKLVFVIADVSGKGIPAAFFMAISRTLLKAIALFENDPGVCVRQLNELLAADNDQMMFVTLFFGVLDPETGHLDYVNAGHGPPVRVGANGAISMLPITDDMAVAIMESVPFTTRSVDLAPGDTLVLYTDGVTEAFNVAGEQYGEHRLLDILAQVPTESEAGALSSAVAEDVATFEAGCDRSDDITLVVLRYKGEPAPAGLPQRTAHAL, encoded by the coding sequence ATGTTTCTGAGAACCCGGGTCGCGCTTCTTGTCTCGATCGTGCTCGTCATCGCGGTCGGCGCGGTGGTCGTGCTCGGTCTGCAGCGCGAGAATTTGGCAGCCCGGCCCTATACGACGATTGCAATCACTGGACAGGACGCTTTGTGGCGCGAAATTCTCGCGTCGCAGACGGTCGATCTCACGGGGACGGTGAGCGCGATCGCCGGTGACGAGCGCCTCCAGACCGCTTTGCTCGGCGGCGACCTACCGCGCGTGCGCTCGCTCCTCTTCAACTTCGCGAGCCTCGATCCGACTGCTGGCGATCAGACCGAGTTGCAAATCATCGACCGCCAGGGCCGCGTGGTTGCGACGAGCTCCCTCGTGCCCGAGCCCCCGCGGCTCCTCGACATCAGCACAGTCGAGGCTGTGCTCGATGGACAGCGGCCGGCGGGTATTCGCCAGGTGGGCGCGGACCAGTTTCGTGTTCTCGCCGCGTCTGTCCTGACCGTGCCCTCGGGCGATCGCTGGGTCATCATCGCGGCGGCTCCGACCACGCGCCCACTCATACGTTTCTCGACGGCGATGGATGGCGAGGCCTTCATGCTGTCGACGCGCGGACGGCTGATCGATGGCACGAATATCGATCTCTGGCACCGCCTCGCCCTCGAGTTGCCGCAGCGTACGGCGACCGTCACCCAAGCAGAACTCAACGATCGGCTGTTCGCGGTCACCGCTGTGCCGCTCACGGACCTCTCAGCCGGCTTCGCCGGGCTGCTCGTGGTCGTCCAGGACGCAACGGCCAGCCTTAGCGCCGTGCGCATGCTGACACGCCTTGGCCTTGTCATGGCCGCTTGCGTGCTCCTGTTCACCCTGGCGGGGTTCTATCTCTATCTGCGCCGCAGCTTCGCCCCGCTGGAACAGGCTGTCGACGTGCTTGACGCGCTCGGCCGCGGCGACACCTCGGTCCGGCTGAGCGGAGGCGGAAACGACGAGATCGGACGCATCGCCCGGGCGGTGGCCGAACTGCGCCGCAGCCTCGTCACGCTCGACCAGACACGTCGGCAGCGCGAGCTTCAGCGCCGCAGGCAGGAGCGCTTCGTCCGCCGGCAGATGGAAGAACTGGCGGGCACGCTGGAACCTGGCGCGCGCGAGGAGGTTCTTGGCGATCTCGGCCGAATTGTCGCTGCGACGTCCACCACGGGCAACAACGCCGGCCAATCAACCGACCCCATCGCGCAGCTCATTCGCCATGATGACCAGCTAGGGCCGCTTGCAGCCGTGCTGCAGCAGATGTCGGGTCGCGTCGTCGAACAGCATCGGCGTCTCTCCGAGCTCGTCGCCCGTCTCCGCGAAGCTCTGGTGCGCGAGACCCAGCTCGCGACCCTGCAGCAGGAGCTTGCGATCGCCCATGATCTGCAACAGTCGGTCATTCCCGACGATTTCCCCGACCGACCGCATTTTTCAATTTCAGGTTTCATGGAATCGGCCCGCGAGGTCGGTGGTGACTTTTACGACTTCTTCGAGCGCGCCGATGGCAAACTCGTCTTCGTTATCGCTGACGTATCGGGCAAGGGGATCCCCGCCGCCTTCTTCATGGCGATCTCACGGACCTTGCTGAAAGCGATCGCGCTGTTCGAAAATGATCCCGGCGTCTGCGTCCGACAGCTCAACGAACTCCTCGCTGCCGACAATGACCAGATGATGTTCGTCACCTTGTTCTTCGGAGTCCTCGACCCGGAGACGGGCCATCTGGACTATGTCAATGCCGGGCACGGCCCTCCGGTGCGGGTCGGCGCGAACGGCGCAATCTCTATGTTACCGATCACCGACGACATGGCCGTCGCCATCATGGAGTCCGTTCCGTTCACGACACGCTCGGTCGACCTCGCGCCGGGAGATACACTTGTTCTCTATACGGATGGTGTGACGGAAGCCTTCAATGTAGCCGGCGAGCAATATGGCGAACACCGTCTTCTGGATATCCTCGCCCAAGTGCCTACCGAATCCGAGGCTGGCGCTCTCTCGTCTGCGGTCGCTGAGGATGTGGCGACGTTTGAAGCCGGCTGCGACCGCTCTGACGACATCACACTCGTCGTACTGCGTTACAAGGGCGAGCCCGCGCCGGCGGGCTTGCCTCAGCGAACAGCCCACGCCCTGTAG
- a CDS encoding DNA binding protein with HTH domain — translation MIRKRSVAALSESLVGPLLLAEDAVARLDERLRASPVREAWISRSHFHEACAARWIAGDLVHLEDLVLNDAAMDIRTPTHELTRASAVLRAHRSIAGHAPDWALSAAGLNALSGRNASWLDDEAGQPLQRVEELVGADAEGEAERAFADIDALLERSKTAITNARLPSPGRFSGLADLGFCDSERDDDELLARWRERIDLERPPVLAALDAWEAWVDLAPLQTMPWLGPLLVAAVLRAGGKTRSHLACVSLGLRESRRAKGGSTLHGYAMAPPKVAMLNAIKAAAEAGLQEHDRLMLARTQLERFLTNRRSHSRLPGLVDLVLAKPLVTPQLVAKELKVTARGALDLIGALSPTLKEVTGRGRYRAWAVR, via the coding sequence ATGATTCGCAAGCGTAGTGTAGCGGCTCTGTCTGAGAGCCTTGTTGGTCCGCTTCTCCTTGCGGAGGATGCGGTGGCGCGTCTCGACGAGCGCTTACGGGCGAGCCCCGTCCGCGAAGCCTGGATCAGTCGCAGTCACTTCCATGAAGCCTGTGCGGCGCGTTGGATCGCCGGGGATCTGGTCCATCTCGAGGATCTCGTGCTGAACGATGCGGCGATGGACATCCGCACGCCGACCCATGAGTTGACCCGCGCTTCTGCGGTGTTGCGGGCCCATCGCAGCATTGCGGGCCATGCGCCAGACTGGGCCTTGAGCGCTGCGGGCCTCAATGCCTTGAGCGGCCGCAACGCGTCATGGCTCGATGACGAAGCCGGCCAGCCCTTGCAAAGGGTGGAGGAACTTGTCGGCGCTGACGCGGAAGGAGAGGCTGAGCGCGCTTTCGCCGATATTGACGCGCTTTTGGAACGGTCCAAGACGGCGATAACCAACGCGCGCCTACCCTCGCCGGGACGGTTTTCAGGCTTGGCGGATCTGGGCTTCTGTGATTCCGAGCGCGACGACGACGAGCTGCTGGCGCGTTGGCGGGAGCGCATCGATCTGGAGCGCCCCCCTGTTCTTGCTGCGCTCGATGCCTGGGAAGCCTGGGTTGATCTCGCTCCCCTGCAGACCATGCCGTGGCTTGGGCCTCTTCTCGTCGCGGCCGTCCTGCGGGCGGGGGGGAAGACCCGGTCCCATCTTGCCTGCGTCAGTCTGGGCCTGCGCGAATCGCGTCGCGCCAAAGGCGGGTCCACATTGCACGGCTATGCGATGGCACCGCCGAAGGTCGCCATGCTCAACGCGATCAAGGCAGCCGCGGAAGCCGGCCTGCAAGAACACGACAGGCTGATGCTCGCGCGCACGCAGCTTGAGCGGTTTCTGACCAACCGGCGCTCCCATTCGCGCCTGCCCGGTCTTGTCGATCTGGTGCTCGCGAAGCCCCTGGTTACACCGCAGCTCGTGGCCAAGGAACTCAAGGTTACCGCAAGAGGCGCGCTTGATCTGATCGGCGCGTTGAGCCCGACCTTGAAGGAAGTGACAGGCCGAGGTCGCTACAGGGCGTGGGCTGTTCGCTGA
- a CDS encoding putative spermidine/putrescine transport system permease protein (Evidence 3 : Putative function from multiple computational evidences) — translation MRASSTRMPDMGTLALRVFTYIAMAFLFFPILITLLVSVNPREFILPPSGFTLEWFRAAWTSDTFVRAMGVSLSLGLAASIIANTLAFLAVLAMVRYDFKGKAFINLLIMSPLLIPTTIFSLALYVFFARLGFGAGIPALVIGHSIHVLPFAVRILTASMQNFDTSLEEAARNVGAGPLRTMMSITLPVIKTGLISSFVLCFVLSWNDFPISVFLAPPGWTPLPVELFSYIKFQYDAVGAALASSLILISGVAMVVIDRMAGLRRVMQR, via the coding sequence ATGAGGGCCTCGTCGACGCGCATGCCAGACATGGGGACACTCGCCCTTCGCGTCTTCACTTATATCGCGATGGCGTTCCTGTTCTTCCCTATCCTGATTACTCTGCTCGTTTCGGTGAATCCTCGAGAGTTCATTCTGCCGCCTTCGGGCTTCACGTTGGAATGGTTTCGGGCAGCCTGGACGTCCGATACCTTCGTGCGGGCCATGGGGGTTAGTCTGTCACTGGGTCTTGCCGCCTCCATCATCGCCAATACACTGGCCTTTCTGGCCGTTCTCGCGATGGTGCGCTACGATTTCAAGGGCAAGGCGTTCATCAACCTTCTCATCATGTCGCCGTTGTTGATCCCGACGACAATCTTCAGCCTGGCGCTTTACGTGTTCTTCGCGCGGCTCGGCTTCGGTGCAGGCATTCCGGCGCTCGTCATAGGACATTCCATCCATGTGTTGCCTTTCGCGGTCCGCATCCTGACGGCGAGCATGCAGAACTTCGACACGTCGCTCGAGGAAGCGGCGCGCAATGTCGGCGCCGGGCCGTTGCGCACGATGATGTCGATTACGCTGCCCGTCATCAAGACCGGCCTCATCTCCAGCTTCGTGCTGTGCTTCGTGCTATCGTGGAACGACTTCCCCATTTCGGTCTTCCTGGCCCCGCCAGGCTGGACGCCGCTTCCGGTGGAGCTCTTTTCCTATATCAAGTTTCAGTACGATGCGGTTGGCGCGGCACTTGCCAGCTCGCTCATCCTCATCTCGGGGGTGGCCATGGTCGTGATCGACCGTATGGCGGGATTGCGCCGGGTCATGCAGCGCTGA
- a CDS encoding putative spermidine/putrescine transport system permease protein (Evidence 3 : Putative function from multiple computational evidences), with product MKSRGAVTLLAPAVIALTIFVVLPLLWVVRTSFNETIDGAYMVSAFTFENYTRFLGSSWYLINTLWFSIRIAVITTLISVLLGYPVALYIAQTRGLQRSLLVTMVLSPLLIGLVTLVYGWIVIFRGGGLLNSLMIALRVYDEPVRYMWDLKGVIILLVYIGMPYIVLSLLDSIERLNPSFVEAARNVGANRWKAFWSITFPLTLPGLYAGLVIVFTLNFSAFAVPLMVGANDTQMIGLVIYREALLNNDLPFASSLSVIMIAANACILTGMAFVFGKLILNRLEVKR from the coding sequence ATGAAATCGCGCGGCGCCGTCACTCTTCTTGCTCCCGCGGTCATCGCGCTCACCATCTTCGTGGTGCTCCCGCTGCTATGGGTCGTCCGCACCAGCTTCAACGAGACGATCGACGGCGCCTATATGGTGTCGGCGTTCACATTCGAGAACTATACACGCTTTCTCGGTTCGAGTTGGTATCTGATCAATACCTTGTGGTTCTCGATCCGCATTGCCGTGATCACAACATTGATCTCCGTGCTGCTCGGCTATCCCGTCGCGCTCTATATCGCCCAGACGCGGGGGCTCCAGCGCAGCCTTCTTGTGACGATGGTGCTTTCGCCGCTGCTGATAGGCCTCGTCACGCTCGTCTATGGCTGGATCGTGATCTTTCGCGGCGGCGGCCTCCTGAATTCATTGATGATCGCGCTGCGGGTCTATGACGAGCCCGTACGCTATATGTGGGATCTGAAGGGCGTCATCATCCTGCTTGTCTATATCGGGATGCCCTATATCGTGCTGTCGCTGCTCGATTCCATCGAACGTCTCAATCCTTCATTCGTCGAGGCGGCACGCAATGTCGGAGCCAACCGCTGGAAAGCATTCTGGAGCATCACGTTTCCTCTGACGCTGCCGGGCCTCTATGCTGGCCTCGTTATTGTCTTCACCTTGAATTTCTCCGCTTTCGCGGTGCCGCTGATGGTCGGCGCCAACGATACGCAGATGATCGGCCTGGTGATCTATCGCGAGGCCCTGCTCAATAACGACTTGCCCTTTGCGTCGAGCCTCTCGGTGATCATGATCGCCGCCAATGCGTGCATTCTCACGGGCATGGCCTTCGTATTCGGCAAGCTCATTCTTAACCGGTTGGAGGTCAAACGATGA
- the potA gene encoding Spermidine/putrescine import ATP-binding protein PotA produces the protein MKSVADKAIQVESVYKRYGQVAAVNNVSFDVHHGEFVSLLGPSGCGKTTTLRMIAGFIMASDGSIRVNGRDVTHLPPEKREVGFVFQNYALWPHMTVAENVAFGLKLRKHDKAFIKRKIEESLAVTGLSGYEARLPRQLSGGQQQRVALARALALEPQLLLMDEPLSNLDRALRVAMRRELKQLQKRLNMTTLYVTHDQEEALSMSDRVVIMSGGEIARIARPFEVYEDPQSEFVADFVGTTNFFNGRVAEIVDGIATVRVGPSLVLHVGRHIQVAKGADVRVLLRPERVRILAAPQEGANVLKARIDFVEYFGPTIRYTAQLESGESLYIETHNVNRAAEIGENVWLTIEPHHFRLIDGQARQLS, from the coding sequence ATGAAGAGTGTCGCCGACAAAGCCATTCAGGTTGAGAGCGTCTACAAGCGCTATGGCCAGGTCGCGGCCGTGAACAACGTGTCTTTTGACGTTCATCACGGCGAGTTTGTCTCGCTGTTGGGGCCGAGTGGCTGCGGCAAGACCACGACGTTGCGTATGATCGCTGGTTTCATCATGGCATCCGATGGGTCAATCCGCGTCAACGGGCGGGATGTCACGCATTTGCCGCCGGAGAAACGCGAGGTCGGCTTCGTCTTTCAGAATTACGCGCTCTGGCCGCATATGACAGTCGCCGAGAATGTCGCTTTTGGTCTGAAGCTGCGCAAACATGACAAGGCATTTATCAAGCGCAAGATCGAAGAGTCCCTGGCTGTGACTGGCCTGTCCGGCTACGAGGCCCGCCTGCCGCGCCAGCTCTCGGGCGGCCAGCAGCAACGGGTGGCGTTGGCACGAGCGCTGGCGCTGGAACCACAGTTGCTGTTGATGGACGAGCCGTTGAGCAACCTTGACAGAGCTCTGCGTGTCGCCATGCGGCGTGAGCTCAAGCAACTCCAGAAACGCCTGAACATGACGACCCTCTATGTGACCCATGACCAGGAGGAGGCGCTGTCCATGTCGGACCGCGTCGTCATCATGAGCGGTGGCGAGATCGCCCGGATCGCGCGTCCGTTCGAGGTTTACGAGGACCCCCAATCTGAGTTTGTCGCCGACTTCGTCGGCACCACGAACTTCTTCAACGGAAGGGTCGCGGAGATCGTTGACGGGATCGCCACTGTCCGCGTCGGGCCTTCTCTGGTGCTGCATGTCGGTCGTCACATTCAGGTGGCGAAAGGCGCTGACGTGCGCGTGCTGTTGCGCCCGGAGCGGGTTCGCATCCTAGCAGCGCCGCAGGAGGGAGCCAACGTATTGAAAGCGCGGATCGATTTCGTGGAGTATTTCGGCCCGACGATCCGTTACACCGCTCAGCTCGAAAGCGGTGAGAGCTTGTATATCGAAACGCACAACGTCAATCGCGCCGCTGAAATCGGGGAAAATGTGTGGCTGACTATCGAGCCGCATCATTTCCGTCTGATTGACGGACAGGCTCGGCAGCTGTCATGA